From Methanomicrobia archaeon:
TCCGTGAAGAAACCTACGTTGCTTTCTCTGCCATCAATCACGATTGGGGTTGTATTGACATCCACATAAATGACCGTTCCGTCTTTTCGTAAGCAGGGTATAGATGCTGCCAGCGTTTTTTCTCTTCGTACCTGGGCCTCGAACTCGGAAATGACCCATTCCAAATCCTCTTTCGGGTGAATGTCACTCACCCCCAGGCTCTTCAATTCCTCTTCAGGATACCCTAACATCGTACATATCGCCGGATTCGCGTACCTGAATTTCTTCGCCTCAGTATCCGCAACCAGTATCCCCTCGGCAGCTCCTTCAAAGAGCATTCTATATCTCACCTCGCTCTCCCGCAGCGCCTCCCCCATTCGTTTGCGCTCGATGATTCTTCCCAATCGCTCGGCAAGAGCGTCGAGCAGACTTATCTCTTCCTTGAGGAAAGGCCCTGCATCGATTTGGGGTCTCTCTTCCAGGTAGCAGACGTCCAGCGTTCCAATTCGCTCACCACGCAGCGTGATAGAACTGCTTTGTTTCCAGTTGGTCTCCCTGAAGTTCTCGGTCTTGAATTCCTGATCATCAAGGGTGATTCTGACACAGGTGATTTCCGGATACCGCAAGGCAGAAGGGATGAGATCAACGCTACCCTGAAAGATTTCATCCAATGAAATGCCAGGCTTTTCTACCAATTGGGAAAGGCCGTAGAGGCAATTCAGTTCCTTGACACGCTCTTGCAGCGCCTCCTCCGCCCGCTTCCGTGCTTCCTCTATCTCCATGCTGTGGAGCGCTAAGCCTAGGTCACCAGCCACCTCGATCAAGAGCCCCTTCTCCTCCTCGTCGAGAACGACCGCGGGCGCGAGCAATACGGCAAGCAGCCCGAACAACTTGCCCGCGTGTTCAACACAGACGATTGCAGCTTCTTTGCCTACGTGTGTATTTTTTAGTACGCACCCTTCTTTGCACTCTCGGGATCTGTCTACGATCACCACCTTCTCCTCCTGAGCAAGGGCGTTTCTGATGCATGGAGGAAGATCACCACCCACCACATCGTCGCGGAAACGAGAGAGCGCTTCTTCAAACCCGGAACCTTTGACCGTGGCAAAGTTTTTACCATCACTCAGGAATCCGAGCCACACGCCATCGTAGCCCCGTGCATCGAGCAAGATATCGCAGGCTTTCTGGAGCAGACTGTCTCTATCCTTCTCCACTATAATCAACTGATTAACAGTTCGGATAGCTTTGAGGACGCTGTTTATGTGCTCGATGTGCTCATAGGCCTTCTCCAGATCGAGCATCTTCTGCTCCAGCTTCTTCACCAAGCGCTCACTATAGAGCCTGTATGTCTCTTCCTCTCCTTTCACCGTTGGTTCCCTAGGCTTTATCTTACCTTCCTTCACATCGCCACGCACGCCGCGTATGATCTCGATAAACTTCTCAGGCTCCATAGGCTTGCGAATGAACAGGTCCGCCCCCAACTGCAAGGCGAACTCTTCATCCTTCTTGTTGGTATAGGTGGCCGTGTAGAAGACAAACGGGATCCCCTTCAGGTCCTCTTCTTTCTTCACCTCATGGCAAAGCTGAAAGCCGTCCATCACCGGCATGAGGATATCGGAGATGATTAGGTCAAATCCCTGGGTGTGGAGCTTTTCCAGGGCTTCCGCACCATTAGTGGCCGATACGACCTCGTAACCGCTCCCCTTCAGCAACATCTCTAAGAGGTACAGATTCTCTTTCTTATCGTCCACTATGAGGATTCTCATTTTCCTCTCAGCCTTCCTTTACCGATTGATGAACCTTCCTTCCCCCGCTTCATAAGAATTTCTCAATCTCCGCCATGAACGTCTCCGGATTGATAGGTTTCTCGATATAGCCGGTGCAGCCCGCTGCCAGTGCCTTCTCCCGGTCTCCGACCATAGCATATGAGGTCAGGGCAACAATGGGAATTTTGCCATCTGTTTTCGACTGCCTTATCCGCCTTGTGGCCTCCAGGCCGTCTATGCCCGGGAGCTGGATGTCCATGATTACCAGGTCCAGCTTCTCGCTTAATGCGCGTTCTACACCCTCCTCGCCGCTCCATGCCTCGAGCACCTCATACCCCGCGCTGCTCAAAATAAAACGGATGAGGTACATATTGGCCTCATTATCCTCCACTACC
This genomic window contains:
- a CDS encoding response regulator, which translates into the protein MRILIVDDKKENLYLLEMLLKGSGYEVVSATNGAEALEKLHTQGFDLIISDILMPVMDGFQLCHEVKKEEDLKGIPFVFYTATYTNKKDEEFALQLGADLFIRKPMEPEKFIEIIRGVRGDVKEGKIKPREPTVKGEEETYRLYSERLVKKLEQKMLDLEKAYEHIEHINSVLKAIRTVNQLIIVEKDRDSLLQKACDILLDARGYDGVWLGFLSDGKNFATVKGSGFEEALSRFRDDVVGGDLPPCIRNALAQEEKVVIVDRSRECKEGCVLKNTHVGKEAAIVCVEHAGKLFGLLAVLLAPAVVLDEEEKGLLIEVAGDLGLALHSMEIEEARKRAEEALQERVKELNCLYGLSQLVEKPGISLDEIFQGSVDLIPSALRYPEITCVRITLDDQEFKTENFRETNWKQSSSITLRGERIGTLDVCYLEERPQIDAGPFLKEEISLLDALAERLGRIIERKRMGEALRESEVRYRMLFEGAAEGILVADTEAKKFRYANPAICTMLGYPEEELKSLGVSDIHPKEDLEWVISEFEAQVRREKTLAASIPCLRKDGTVIYVDVNTTPIVIDGRESNVGFFTDITERKRLADERERHLKELELKNAEMVRFVYTISHELRTPLVTLQGYTDLLRRDIERNEQRQVETDLAFIENAVTSMGRLLEDTLELSRTGRVMNPPEDVPFGVLIRDALAHLADQIKLSGVEVSVAAGFPTVHVDRMQVEEVLVNLIENGIKFMGDQPHPKIEIGSRTEDKETVFFVKDNGTGLDESQLEKVFELFYKVDRSSKGTGAGLAIVKRIIEVHGGRIWIESEKGKGCTVYFTLPVV
- a CDS encoding response regulator; its protein translation is MKQILVVEDNEANMYLIRFILSSAGYEVLEAWSGEEGVERALSEKLDLVIMDIQLPGIDGLEATRRIRQSKTDGKIPIVALTSYAMVGDREKALAAGCTGYIEKPINPETFMAEIEKFL